CATTGCTACCCGAGGTCTTCTCAGTTCCAAGCATCACCTTTGCTGGTTGTACTTGAACTCTTCACGGATTCTTCATTTCACGCACTCTTGGGAACATCGTCACCCCAAGGACCAGTCAGCTCTTGAGCTTCATATGGCAAGTCGCATCCATGTCCATAGACCATGCTGGTACATTCTGAAGCAACTTCTTCATATGGTGGAGCCCTAACAATAAGGACAAATATTCAGTCGATAACTGTTAAGGTTAGAAGTTATAACTCAAGACATAAAGTTACTGTTATCTGTATGATAGAACATCACAACTACATTTGGTCTGTCAACCAATTTGATGACACAAGGTGCTAACTTCGTTTTGTTGGCTGCCTTTTCTGACAACTAGTTAGTGTGTGCACATATTATGAAGCACTACACAAATATACCGACGTGATGAGATATTGGCATCTAGCTAGTATTGGAGACACATATAACATTTCTCAAATAGGATAACATGGTGATTAAACTTTGATACGATGCTAATCACAATGCGCACATCATAACATGACATACTAGTCTCTAACTATCTAGCAGTACCGGGGACATATTTAACATTTCTCAACTAGCGAGTGTCAAATATTTTCCGAAGTATTGCTATGGAGTAACATCTCAAGAAGCAACACACCCATAGAAACAAGGCAAATGTTATAACATCTTAAACCCCACTAATCCTCATCTACCAAACTACAAAAGCCAAAGGCCCGGGGCAGCAAGGGATATGTCACAACAAGAACATATCCAAACGAGCACTAAACTAGTTGCTAGTTATTTTCCACACAGAGAATACATTGTCACACTTCAGCGGGGCTAGTGGCTTTCAGGATGATAACCCTTACCTGTTCGTTATGGCATGGCTGACACATTCGAAGGAGTTTACAAAGTCCTCATCCTTAGTAACATTGGACCCACTGTTGATAAATTGTCGTGCCTGATCTACTATTTTCTCCTCCCCTAACGCACCCCGAGGACCTGCAGCCTCACTAGGCTTCGATGATCGATCCTTGTGCTCACCTCGAGTCACAGGAGTGTAGAAGCTCACAATGGGAATCAAATTAGCAAAGCCATGGTCATCACATACCTTTCTGGTCCGCTCTGATTGTAGTTCAATCGTGAAGAGTCTAGCTACTGTGGTCACCAAAATGACATTTGCTCCCTCGGCAAAGCCCAGAACTTGAACTCTAGTCTCTGCATCCACAAGAGCACCAATTGGGAGCAAATTGACCATGTAGATGACTCGGCTCAACACCCATCGTGCATTAGTGCTATCACTCACCTCCCTAGCCCACAATCTCAGATGTGAACCCATGACTTCGTTAACACCCAGTCCACCATCCTCTGCCAGCATAATGTTATATCGGTCGTCGCCATAGTTCCACAAATAGTTTGGTGGGTTAAACACAGTCAAGTTGTGCCGTGCCAAATTATACTCTAGGATGAACCCATCATCAGCCATGAAGTAAAGCTGAGACCACTCAACGAGCACGCTAGAAAAAAATGTAAAGCACATGTGCCAGCGGTGGTGCAAAGAGGTTAGCTCACCCCAGGTGCCTGTCTCCGACGAGAATACACAGGCCCACAtggcatcttcatcatcgtcactgTCTTCATCTTCAACAGAGAGGACAAACAACACCCGAAAATGCCCCCCTAAGCAGTCGCGGTGGTCGCACCCATCCACTCCGCAGAATACGGCTGCGGTCGTGTGCACCACATTCGCATATATGTCATTGTAAGCCACGGGCATTGGTATATGTTGTTGGGCACTCGTGACTGGTTCCCACATGAGAAGCTCTTGAGTATCCTGTCCCTCGGAGTCGGAGAGGAAGAGGGCGCGTCTGTGGCGGTAGTCGAGGGCCCTGGACAACCGACGATCCGAAGCAGCGAGGGAGAAGGACGATGCGGTGGTGGGGATGAAGTCGGGGATGCGCTCCTCGTCTGAGTCGTGAAGGAAGCCAATCACGGGAGGTGACTGGTGGAGCTCATGGAGGCGACGATGAAAGCCGGGGCGAGAAACGGCGTAGCCCCAGGCTTTACAGACGAGGGAGGCGCGGAAGAGGCAGGCTGGGTCATCGGGTGGAAGGCGGAGGAGGATCTCTTCGAAGAGCTCTTCCGGGAGCGTCGACGACTCTACTGCCATGGTGGTCGTAGTCTAGATCTGGATCTGGGTGGTCGCATGGAAGGGTTGAGTGCGATGGTGTGTATAGGTTGTGGGTACATCCAATTAGTAGTATAGTTGGGATATGAGTTAATTGTGGGGATTGCGTGTGTGAGAGTGGCGTATAGTTGGGGCTAAAACAATGATGACTTTCCTATTTAACATGAAAATTATTATCTTCTCCATTTTACACCAGGCCTAAATTCACACACAATATGACACTATCGTCCATATTTCCGCTCGAGATCGCTGCCCCCTAGGTACCCGACCACTAGCGCCTTGTCCGTTCTAGAGTTGTGTTGCCCTCGGCCACGCTCCATCGTACGAGCTCTCCCACCACCCATCCAAACCCAAGCTAGCCACCATGTCTAAACTTGAGGTCTCGCCAAGAGAGAAACTCCCATGGCTAGGCCAACCTATACATTTTCTTAGTCTTCATGCCCTATTTTTTTTATTGAAATGCATCATTTTATTATTTATTTGAACTAACCAATCGGAAAAAAAAATCCGAAATGCCACCTTTTGTCCTTGTATGTATATTTTCACGCGAAACAAGTATTTCTAAATGAAAATTTTGAGAAAATTCAAGACAAAGTTTTCCATCAAAAGAGGACATGccaagattttttttttgaaggaGAGGACATGTGCCAAGATGAAAGACTAATAGGTGTCTGGTTCCACTATCTATATCTTAGTCCGTCATACTATAAAGAAAACCTCCTGATGTTTCTGACATTAAACCCGTAATACATATCAAATgtttttaaaatactcatatcttttaaaccgtaacttcatatttaacatgttatatatggaatttgattagaaaaatatatagaatttgaatatgatgttattttacctgttaaccATTTAAAAAAATACTATCTAGCGTGCAATGTTAATCAACAGTGCATTATCCGTCTTTCTTTTATATCGGTACTGATCTGGATTGTGGATGAACATCTTAGTAAAATCAGGATTGGAGACGAAATTGAAGATTACTTGCATGTTTCTTTGTACGTATTAAATCTACATACAAGCCGTGTTTAAATACAAGACATGTGAAATCTTGAACTTGCGCTTTTGTAAGCAAAGACTATCTTTGTTTGGACCGTAGCTACAAATACTCAGATTATAGACCATTTTTTTATAAATTAAGAGTGCGTGGTATTCTTTTAtcctgttgcaacgcacaggcactTTTGTTAGTATCTATAATGTTTGTATGTATTACGCCTATTATCCTTCAATTGTGCAACATTTTAAAAACTTTTCAGGGACTAATCTATTAATTCAGTGCTTAGTGCGAGTTTGTCTTTTCTACATTTTTTTATTTcaagaaaataaaatatcattGGATGCCACGAAATTACAAAAAATGAAAAGGAGGGGGCATCTTCCTTTTTTTGAAATAAACATCAAGCTTTATTAATTAGAAATAGCAGTTACATCGTCAATAAGGAGAGGTATAATATCATCCATAGGCTCCTCAAACCAATCCCTAGTCGCAAAAAATTTCGCTAGCCTAGAAATTTTATGAGCAACCTTATTTGCTTCCCTATTACAGTGTCCAAACCTAGTAACAGTAAATTCACGAGCTATAAAATAGCAATCAGCGAACACTGCCATCGTAGCTCCCGCCTTCTGTGCAAGGGTA
Above is a window of Triticum dicoccoides isolate Atlit2015 ecotype Zavitan chromosome 5B, WEW_v2.0, whole genome shotgun sequence DNA encoding:
- the LOC119310513 gene encoding uncharacterized protein LOC119310513 — protein: MAVESSTLPEELFEEILLRLPPDDPACLFRASLVCKAWGYAVSRPGFHRRLHELHQSPPVIGFLHDSDEERIPDFIPTTASSFSLAASDRRLSRALDYRHRRALFLSDSEGQDTQELLMWEPVTSAQQHIPMPVAYNDIYANVVHTTAAVFCGVDGCDHRDCLGGHFRVLFVLSVEDEDSDDDEDAMWACVFSSETGTWGELTSLHHRWHMCFTFFSSVLVEWSQLYFMADDGFILEYNLARHNLTVFNPPNYLWNYGDDRYNIMLAEDGGLGVNEVMGSHLRLWAREVSDSTNARWVLSRVIYMVNLLPIGALVDAETRVQVLGFAEGANVILVTTVARLFTIELQSERTRKVCDDHGFANLIPIVSFYTPVTRGEHKDRSSKPSEAAGPRGALGEEKIVDQARQFINSGSNVTKDEDFVNSFECVSHAITNRAPPYEEVASECTSMVYGHGCDLPYEAQELTGPWGDDVPKSA